The genomic segment TCCTGAAGTTCAACAGAGCCAAAGGAAGCAGCCaccccttcctttctcttctgtcTTCACAATAAAAGGGAAACagtccttacccagagaggccagggtctcataattttcctccataacttcccagaagagttctctttggcctggatccaacaGAGACCATTCCTCCTCCATGAAAaacacggctacctcctcaaaggacactggggatctctgaaagaggaaaagatggcccagttgatcattgactcctgtctccGGGtattcaagaaagaaagaagaatcccACTGGCCAGCCAACTGATTAAAAGAATTATATACATCAGACCCACAGCAATGGCATTGTTTTTCAACATCTGAAAATCAGAATATACTGAAAGTCTCCAAGAAATACAAATTTAGAAAACTGCAAAGAACTGGGCTTCTCCTTGTCAAGTTCAATTAAACgaaacaaaaacaacccccaTTTGACTGCAGAGTGGGTTCAAAAACAGGACTACCTTGCACGTGTAACTGCAGACACAGAAAGAAACTGTAATTCCACAGAAGGTTTCTGCTTTAAACATAATTTTCTGCAGAGGCGTTCTGTGTTACTCTTAAACTTGTGTCCAGCTCTGATAACATCAACTGGCCTAATTAGGGTCGTCCtgtcttttcttctcttccccccctaaCAATCCCAGGCCCTGTGATCCGCAGGGCTTGGTGGGGGAGAGACGCAGGGTCAAGAGCAGGAAGCTAGTAGTGCATCAGCTCAACGGATGTAAACTGCATACAAAAGAAACGGTTTAAGGGAAAGATTAACCTATGGCAGGAGATTTACTGAATAAGGGGATTATTCTTATATATATAGAAGAAGACGAAAACTAAGAGTCTTGACATTGGCACCAGCCTCAGAATGACTGTGGGAGTCCCAGTGCCCAAAACCCAGGGGATGGAAACATCTTGGCCCAGATAAACAACAGAAAATCCCTCTAATATTTTTAGCAGGGAGCCTGAATCAGATCCCCTCCGGCTCCTTTGCAAAACTGAAGACCAGTGGCCGGTTCAGAGATCTTCTTGAGGATGCTGCTCACTGGGATCACACGCCAGGCAAAAGCAGCAACCGCATGCACAGGAAATGCAGCTAGCAGCATGCGGCCAAACCCCGGTGCATCGAGCCACGGGGGCCACGAACAGGCCACGAGCCCTGCGGGATCCCATCAGGGGTCCGTTGGGCTTTTGAGAACAAAATAAACCCAGGCTGGATGCAGAGAAAACTTCCTCCCTTCCGgccccctcttccccttcccctccgatTCACAcgtgtcttctctccccctcttcttgCCCAAGATCTGCTGCATGCAACCCTCCACTGACTCACCTCCCCTGCAAAAGACATGCAAAAGCCAGATCCTCCCTCCAGCCGGGGGGgaccagaaaggggagagacccCAAGGAGCTCCATTGTCCACAATGGTCCTTCTCCCTCTTTAAGAAGAGCCGCCCCATCCAACACGTGAGAAAGGCAGGGCTGAGATCAATGCTTCTtgcaaggccttctgggaaacGTAGTTCCCTGCAACAACCAGACCCAGAACAGAAgtcctggggaagaggaggtttcTTCTGGGTCGGTGTGGCCTCCTCTGACCGCCCCACTGCATGAGGAGAGGCCGGCTGGAGAGATGCTGCAAAAGTGACCCAAGgcgaaggggaaggagaaacctCCTCTGCCTAAAAGTGTACAGTTGGTCACAGCACTTTGTTCTCCTGCTGGGAAGGACACTTTCCCAGGCATCGACATCCTGATGGgtggggttggcagctctggacgGGGAAGTGTCTGGAGATTGGGGAGGACATCAGTGGGCTACAGGGCCATGATGGAGCCCACCTTCCTatttctccaggccccacctggagactggcaacgcCATTCAAGGGCCTGACACTTTTcccaagggagggcaggaaggatgccCTCTTTCTCTCCATAAACAACACAAATGCAACACAATAAATTGGGTATTATATGCCTCACACCAGCATATGGGTCCCTGATGCAGTGCCCGTGGGcgtcatggtgcctgccaacaaaTTTCTtcacacccaccaagtgtttttgggaaATGGGCAGGGCCGCAGGAGGCTTTGGTACAGcgaggcttctggttggcctttGGAAGAGCTGATTGCttgtgcaagtttttaaaaacattgctatgGCACCGACTGcgactacagcacaaggatcttcgctttgtgactgaagataagttgcagcagcagccactttgaggctggctccgccccctgtagtagccattttggggtagccccacccagaggttggcagccctagcttaaACCTAAAACCTTGCTGCGTTGTGGGTCAGTTGCTAGGGAGGGGACCCAAGCTGGAATTCAGTGCATACCTAGCAGGGGATATGAAACGTCCAATGCCAAGATGTGGGGAGCGTAGCAATACCACCGGCATCCATAACCATCAGCATCCACCCGTCATGGCACAGACATCCCTGTGACCGGCAGAGATAAAAGCGGCCAACCAAGGTGCCCTGATGCAGCCACAGATCGGCACACTGTTGCCCACAGGAAGGACACAGCAAGAGGGTGATACAGGCATGAGTGGGAAGGGGCAGGATAAAGACCCACCAGGGAGCTCTGTGGAGGCAGGTTTGAGTCCCCCTCCTACAACCGTGTCCTTTATGGCAAGGCAGACTCACAAAAAAAGAAACGTGGTTGTCCCAACCACATCACCCCTGGCCCAGGCCTCTGTAGAACACTTGGCAGGGGCGGCCCTGACGGAAAACCAGAGTCATCCTCTCTTTTCGCAGGGATTCAGGTGAGTGAATGCGAGCAAGATGAGGGAGACCAGCTTTTTGCCCCCTTAAACGAACCTGCCTTTCCCTGGGGTAGTCCCTTGGTCTACCTGTTGCAGGTGCCAGGGACTGACGCTGGGCTCTTCTGCATGACGAACAGCTGCTCTAACACTCAGCCACCGCCCCTCCTTTGGGGGCAGCATACCTTTAAAGACCATTTGCTAGGGGCCAATAGTAGGGGAAGAATTGGACCTGTGTGGCCCTGCTTGCATGTCTTCTGGGGGGCTAACTGACGGGCCCCTGTCGGAAAAcggatgctggagcagagggTCCTTTGGTCTCACCCAGCACGGTTGCTCTTCCCCTCACAAAGCTCTAGAGTTCACAGGGCAGGTTTCAGTCTCTCATTCCACTCACAGAGATGACTGAAGTGGGTGGGCTGCATTTAAAGCCctgcctgcccccttcccctgcggttgccaattgcctggagaGAAAATGTCCTGACCTTTTCACACCTCTCCTTTACCTGGCAAGGTGATCTCTCTCCATCCTAAGGAAAGCTTCAGCgtcccatttctacacatgaagtctctgctaaagggacaggatgttttcttccaggcctgttggcaaccacaTCCTTCACCTAAGTTTTATGTTTGTAAATAAGCACATATTGGAAAGGCCTTGCCTGCTAACCCTCTGTACAAGGAAGCTGCTGTGAAAAGCAGGATCAGAAAAAATACTCAGCTGTGGGGAGCCGggggtgccagctccggggtgggcaactcctggagatttgggggtgggggtgcagcctggggagggtggggtttgtggaggggcttCAGTGAGGTGAGAGACCCCTTTGGAAGAGTTATGCCTGCCAGAGACAGATGGACGGCCAGATGGAGCCTTATATTTAAGTAGAAGCAAAAACAGGAGGGGTACGTCCACTAAAAAAACTGGGAGTCAGAGCCTGAGACACAGTGGCTGTCGAGTCCTTGCTGAGTGAAAAGGACTTGTTTGCCTGGGGGTTGATTGCAGGCCCCACCCtgtgctgttggctgttgagaggtggggctgCGATCCTTTAAACTGCTaggctcctccttgccagaggCAGAGTGGGGTCAGAGCTGAGGCAGAAGTCAGAGCAGGAGACAGAGCTGCTGGCGAGGTTTGTTGGTTTCAGGTTAGATCAACACACCGAGGTATTTCCGGTGTGAAAAGATTCACTACGAGGGTGATGATGGATGCTCCCAAAACATTTCCAGTTACCTGAAGgagtgtgccatgtttgtttttctccctgaggacaagatggacttcacctgCCACAAGTATAAATTGGTAGGTCTCTCAGAAGGTTCGGAGTCTGGAGGAGAGGATTGCTACTTTCCATGGCATCCAAAAAGGGGAGGATTTTGTTAACAGAAGCCTGGAGGCCATGCATAAGGAAGGGGAGACTATTCAGAAGGTCAACAGTGGGGTTGCCtgctgtcagacttcagtaccttgttgcatctcagcaataaacttcactccaggcgttgcagagagttttaagatttattaagaaagcaaacgggtcagcatgtctatacaaacttaaggttagaatgaacATTGGGGGAATAAAGGTcaactttatagggaacatacaattgATTACATCATTGGTAAGACTTGAAAGGGTGACATACAGCAGAGTTGTTTAGAATTTCAAAGGACACAAGGTGACAACAAGGAAGTGTTCGCCGGTGATTGCTCACAGTAAGACTCCTGGTGGAATTGGTTAGTAAACGATCCGGCGATCACTCGGGCTCCCAGGCAATGTTCCGTGGCGGTAGAGACCTTACAGCGGATCTCTAGTGAAATGCAAATGCCTGGCGAACAAAGGAATGGGaacggggggtggtggtggtggtggtggtggaaaggagcCGGTGCTCGCTGACACTGCCCTTAGGGGACACCACAgaactgaagcgggtcagtgcctttcagtgcctaCGCTCTTAGaactgaccccttcctgagaagtggtatgttatctgaTTCAGttggtcacctactaagcaggactcaatttactcacaaaagtaagtctttattgaatagcttcaatgtaatatatgtgtatatgccagtattacaaagtcttaaaagcagtaataatgtatacaaaaatgcaagcaagttcgatttagttttaaaatccaatacttaaaatataacagttaaagaagtctgatttagttaaaagaatctgattcacactatctagaatagtatataagtaaatccatacataccaaaAGCCAATCCCTTCTGAGATTCTcttagtccaaagacttagagagatctaattttctagcctttcctttatttatactgtCAAAAGTCACCTATTTACGACTTGGTATTTTTTTTACGACACATCTTCTGTAGCTGCAAGTTTCCTGCAGACTACCATAGaaggatttcctcttccagcaggtTATTTGCTGGTCATAGCTATTTCCTAGACAGTCAGTTTTTAGTTTTGTTATATCTCTATAATGATTAATTTTACCAACATCTTCATCTCCTAAAGaacacaataaaaatgaatagATTTTCAATATTCTACTACAACTCCTTCATATTTAAACCTTAAAACCCAGTATAACATTTATACAACACCATTAGGTAATGTTTCAGACAGCTGCAGCTGACCAAGTCACTCTATGCAGTCATTATTAGTAAACAGATCGGCTAAATACGGTTTGTTAAATACGACAGCGTAAATAACCAAAAGATAGTTTAAATACGTCCTTATTCTTAGAAGACAAAAAGAGTCTTTTGGCCAGGCGTGTCTAGGCTTGTCCAATTTTAAATGACAGACAAGCCTCTAACGGCTTTTCATGAAAAATAAGATTTTACATTGAagatttctgcatatgtacaacccgaatacaacagttcatatgttctaatatgtcaaagcctgtatgTCCCCAAAGGTGTTGAGCCAGATGGTACTCTGTGCCATTAGAACTCAGGAATAGATTCCAGGTCCTTGCGGGGGCAGAGGAGCTGGAAACGCTGCCAGCAGAAGAATCACAAGcacaaggaagacagagggaggAGAATAGGGAGACATGAAGAAATAGCACcggaagggaaagaaaggtgtTGGTTGTTGGTGACTCCCTGTTGAGGGGTATAGAATgtcatgtgtccaggcctgacTCCATGGTCcgagaggtgtgttgcttgccaggggcaaaaattaaagatattgtagagcAGATACCAAAACTGGCCACACCTCAActtcattacccatttgtgatggtccatgtggaAACCAACGACACAGCCATGAACACCATCAAAAACGTTAAgactgactatgaagctctcagGAGGAAGCAAAAAGGGAAAAGGCCAAGTGATGttctcttcagtccttcctgtcagaggaaggggaatatGACAGGAACATAAGATAATgaaggtgaaccactggctgcattggtggtgcaggcaggagcgatttggattctgggaccatggGCTGGGTTTTCTGGACGACAACCTACTCGCAtgcgatggaattcacctttcaaggtcaGGGAAGAATGTTTTGGGAAGAAACCTGGGGAGATTCTTCAAGAGGGCTTTAAATCAATACCGCAAGGGACAGGAGAGGATCAACATAGGGATTTAAATAGccatacttgacttaatattgaccaacaggcaagagatggtagatgtggtaaaggtggtggggaccttagggagaAGTgatcatgtcctcctagaattcgttttgttgtgggggaccaaggaagttcatagccaccCACGCCTGtttgattttggtagggcagatttttaataaactcagaggcctaATGAGAataattccatgggcaagactgctagaagggaaaggaggaaggaaagggtgggctctcctaaaatatGAGCTCTTGGAAGCTCAAGCcttcactattccaacaagaaagaAACATGGTAGGGGTTCAAAGAAGCcagtgtggatgaacagagaactccatgatgagcaaATGGAGAAAAGAGGAAATGTTCAGGAAATGGAGGCAAgaacatacctctaaagaagagtatctgcgggttgctaggcactgtaggtcagccatcagagaggccaacgCTCAAAGTGAGcggaggctggccagggaggctcgctacaacaagaaaacttTCTTTAGATATGTGAGGAGAAaacgcaagggaaaagaggctaTAGGcacactgttgggtgaaaatggagaaattgTAACAGAGgacagaaagcagaaaggctcaatacctactttgcctcagttttcccctgaaaaagagaacaggctcatcaaGGGATAATAGTAGGCAAGGCAAGTTAtcagggctgctggttgacatgaacaaaGACAAGCACccggctgcattggatgagtacaaatctccCGGGCCGGACGGTGTGCcgccgagagtgctcaaagaactttctagagagcttgcagagcctttgtccatcatcttccagacctcttggaggacaggagacatGCCACgagactggaggagggcgaatgttatccctattttcaaaaaaggaaagagggacgacccaggaaactacaggccagtcagtttgacctctatcccagggaaaaTAATGGGagaagatattaaagagatcaatctacaAGCATCAGAAGGACAACCTggagatccagggaagtcagcacagatttgtccccaacaggtcctgccagaccaacgtCGTTTTATTAGTttgagtgacgagcttactggattgaggaaTTGTGGTAAAtgctgtttacctggatttcagtaatgtTCTAACTgctaaactagaggactgtggactagaCTCTGGGATAGTGAGGGAGttgggcatgtttagtctggagaagaggaggttgaggggaaacatgattgctctctttaaatatttgaaaggctgccacttagaggaggacaaggagctgttcctgttggcagcagaggataggactcagaATTATGCGTTTAAATTGAGGgtgaaaaggtaccagctggatattaggggggaaaaaattaaatcagctacccagggaggtggtgagctccctatcactggcagtctttaagcagaggctggacaagcatgtcacggatgctctagactgatgcTGCATTGagaaggaggttggactagatggcctgtatggctccttccaactcttatcattttatgattctatgtgtgaATCTTTTGGTGTGTAGTTAGATGGCAattatgagagaagcactttccacactccaagcatttatacggcttctgccctgtgtgaaccctttgatgtttacttAGGgcgccattctgagagaagctcTTACCACACTCCCAGCatgtatatggcttctcccctgtgtgaacctttcgATGTGCAGTTAGACTGCCATTCcgagagaagcattttccacactccaagcatttgtatggcttctcccctgtgtgagtcttTTGATGTGCAGTAAGGTGGGtattgtgagagaagcactttccacactccaagcatttatacggcttctctcctgtgtgaatcttttgatgacTAGTTAGGTTTCTATtatcagagaagcactttccacactccaagcatttatatggcttctcccctgtatgaacccTTTCATGTGTAGTTAGGTTTCTattatgagagaagcactttccacactccaagcatttatacggcttctcccctgtgtgagtcttTTGATGTGCAGTAAGGTGGCTATtgtaagagaagcactttccacactccaagcatttatacggcttctctccagtgtgaatcttttgatgtctagttaggACGCTATATTcagagaagcattttccacactccaagcatttatatggcttctcccctgtatgaacccTTTCATGTATAGTTAGGTTGCTATTATGAgaaaagcattttccacactccaagcatttatacggcttccacgctgtgtgaaccctttgatgtttacttAGGccgccattctgagagaagcactttccacattccaaacatttatatggcttttcccctgtgtgaaccttttggtGTCTAAGTAGGTaaccattctgagagaagcactttccacactccaagcatctaTATAGCTTCTCCCCTATGTGAATCTTCTCATGTGCAGTTAGACtaccattctgagagaagcactttccacactttaagcatttatatggcttctcccctgtgtgagtcttTTCATGTGCAGTAAGATTGCCATTCTgaaagaagcactttccacactccaagcatttatacggcttcttcCCTGTATGAATCCTTTCATGTGTCCTTAGGCTCTGAgtatgagagaagcactttccacacgccaagcatttatatggcttctcccctgtgtgagtcttCTCATGTGAAGTTAGACcaccattctgagagaagcactttccacactttaagcatttatacggcttctgcCCTGTGTGAACCCTCTGATGTGTAGTCAGGTTGCTATTaccagagaagcactttccacactcccagcATATATATGGCTTCTGCCCTGTGTGAACCTTTCGATGTGCAGTTAGACTaccattccgagagaagcactttccacactccatgcatttatatggcttctcccctgagtgTATCCTTTCATGTGTTTTTAGTGCACTACTGCAGCTGAAGCTCCTTTCACATTCCAAACATTTATACGTTTTCCAGTATGTTGTAATGGGAAGACATGTTTTAACACCGAAATTGCAGCTCAACCCATTCTTCTCCATCGAACCCTTATGCCTTATCTTTCTTTTGCGTGTCTCATTTTGGGTGGAGACCTCTGGCTTATTTGTGCTCTGACAGCCAACcaattccttcctcttcttctcttttactttccatttctttctgcaGTCCTTCTTTGGTACTGTTTGATTTCCAGATTTCACTTCCACCTGCTGATCTTTATCTTTGTCCAAAGCTCTCCTTCCTAATTCCTTTTCATTCAGCATCTTCCTCACATCTGCAACTGCATGAGAGATAGAAATTAAGTAAGAATGAACCGACCCCAAAAACCAGTAATCAGGTAAAGTCAGTAGTGAATGGCATTTCCTATAATGGAAGCCACAGTCCTAGACAAATGTCAGCAAACTTTAACCACACACTAGGATGACTtcgaaaaagagaaaaaagatgaCCAAAAGAAGGGGCAGA from the Euleptes europaea isolate rEulEur1 chromosome 1, rEulEur1.hap1, whole genome shotgun sequence genome contains:
- the LOC130487708 gene encoding zinc finger protein ZFP2-like; this translates as MAGPSLVDARLLLRGCLALRERPEEEEAASGENRQGEALEEDEGGDGLELGAEELLLTWDYISQKALQASENSSLLFLDVHGVVFPQGREGDLWNMEFHGASLRSHFLRPEGEFGSRSSAGKRSPVSFEEVAVFFTVEEWVLLDPGQRKLYWEVMKESYETVASLVADVRKMLNEKELGRRALDKDKDQQVEVKSGNQTVPKKDCRKKWKRVHTGQKPYKCLKCGKCFSQNGGLTSHEKTHTGEKPYKCLACGKCFSHTQSLRTHERIHTGKKPYKCLECGKCFFQNGNLTAHQKVHTGEKPYKCLECGKCFSQNGGLSKHQRVHTAWKPYKCLECGKCFSHNSNLTIHERVHTGEKPYKCLECGKCFSEYSVLTRHQKIHTGEKPYKCLECGKCFSYNSHLTAHQKTHTGEKPYKCLECGKCFSHNRNLTTHERVHTGEKPYKCLECGKCFSDNRNLTSHQKIHTGEKPYKCLECGKCFSHNTHLTAHQKTHTGEKPYKCLECGKCFSRNGSLTAHRKVHTGEKPYTCWECGKSFSQNGALSKHQRVHTGQKPYKCLECGKCFSHNCHLTTHQKIHT